Proteins encoded together in one Branchiostoma lanceolatum isolate klBraLanc5 chromosome 11, klBraLanc5.hap2, whole genome shotgun sequence window:
- the LOC136444826 gene encoding NADH dehydrogenase [ubiquinone] 1 beta subcomplex subunit 7-like has translation MGALVSHNYKAYFGEVDYTPDPESMPSFDPNFGFQEPREERVMVATQKEMADARVPMKLRDYCAHKYMAWMMCRRDHMPNIFACKHERHDWDQCEYDDWVHRMKEWERERRLLKRQQLKKRLAEEEE, from the exons ATGGGGGCCTTGGTATCCCACAACTACAAGGCCTACTTCGGAGAGGTGGACTACACTCCGGATCCGGAGAGTATGCCGTCTTTTGACCCCAATTTTGGCTTCCAAGAGCCGAGAGAAGAACGAG TGATGGTAGCCACACAGAAGGAAATGGCGGATGCGAGGGTGCCGATGAAGCTACGGGACTACTGCGCCCACAAGTACATGGCCTGGATGATGTGCCGACGCGACCATATGCCAAACATCTTCGCCTGCAAACACGAGAGGCACGACTGGGACCAGTGTGAATATGACGA TTGGGTCCATCGCATGAAGGAATGGGAAAGGGAACGTCGGCTACTAAAGCGGCAGCAGCTGAAGAAAAGACTTGCAGAAGAGGAAGAATAA
- the LOC136445052 gene encoding very long chain fatty acid elongase 4-like isoform X1 yields the protein MTTILHDAADYYTRMVENGDPRTDPWFLVYSPLPIFVLFVLYVLLCVYGPRVMEKRQPFNLKTIIIPYNFALVGLSAYMFYEILVTAWLSGYSLKCQPVDYSTNYLPMRMARVCWWFFFSKVIELMDTVFFIMRKKSNQVTFLHVYHHCTMIINWWLGVKYVAGGQPFFLAMLNSFIHTVMYLYYGMAAIGPHMQKYLWWKRYLTSMQLMQFVAILTHTIVNFFSDCDFPQGFNIAVMAYMVSLIILFGNFYYQEYVKRARQKKK from the exons ATGACGACCATTCTGCATGATGCTGCTGACTATTACACCAGGATGGTGGAAAATGGGG ATCCACGGACAGACCCTTGGTTCCTGGTGTACAGCCCCCTCCccatttttgttctgtttgttcTGTACGTACTACTCTGTGTCTACGGTCCAAGGGTTATGGAGAAGAGACAGCCCTTCAACCTCAAGACTATCATCATTCCATACAACTTTGCCCTGGTGGGTCTGTCTGCGTACATGTTTTATGAG ATCCTGGTGACAGCCTGGTTGTCTGGGTACAGCCTGAAGTGCCAACCTGTGGACTACTCCACCAACTATCTTCCTATGAGG ATGGCAAGGGTGTGCTGgtggttcttcttctccaagGTTATTGAGTTGATGGACACA gtGTTCTTCATCATGCGGAAGAAGTCTAACCAGGTGACCTTCCTGCATGTGTATCACCACTGCACCATGATCATCAACTGGTGGCTCGGGGTCAAGTATGTTGCTGGGGGACAAC cctTCTTCCTGGCCATGTTGAATTCCTTCATCCACACTGTGATGTACCTGTACTACGGCATGGCCGCCATCGGACCACACATGCAGAAGTACCTGTGGTGGAAGCGGTACCTTACCTCCATGCAACTA ATGCAGTTTGTAGCCATCCTGACTCACACAATTGTGAACTTCTTCTCAGACTGTGATTTCCCACAAGGTTTCAACATCGCTGTCATGGCCTACATGGTTTCACTCATTATTCTCTTTGGCAACTTCTATTACCAG GAATATGTGAAAAGAGCCAGGCAGAAGAAGAAGTAg
- the LOC136445052 gene encoding very long chain fatty acid elongase 4-like isoform X2 yields MTTILHDAADYYTRMVENGDPRTDPWFLVYSPLPIFVLFVLYVLLCVYGPRVMEKRQPFNLKTIIIPYNFALVGLSAYMFYEILVTAWLSGYSLKCQPVDYSTNYLPMRVFFIMRKKSNQVTFLHVYHHCTMIINWWLGVKYVAGGQPFFLAMLNSFIHTVMYLYYGMAAIGPHMQKYLWWKRYLTSMQLMQFVAILTHTIVNFFSDCDFPQGFNIAVMAYMVSLIILFGNFYYQEYVKRARQKKK; encoded by the exons ATGACGACCATTCTGCATGATGCTGCTGACTATTACACCAGGATGGTGGAAAATGGGG ATCCACGGACAGACCCTTGGTTCCTGGTGTACAGCCCCCTCCccatttttgttctgtttgttcTGTACGTACTACTCTGTGTCTACGGTCCAAGGGTTATGGAGAAGAGACAGCCCTTCAACCTCAAGACTATCATCATTCCATACAACTTTGCCCTGGTGGGTCTGTCTGCGTACATGTTTTATGAG ATCCTGGTGACAGCCTGGTTGTCTGGGTACAGCCTGAAGTGCCAACCTGTGGACTACTCCACCAACTATCTTCCTATGAGG gtGTTCTTCATCATGCGGAAGAAGTCTAACCAGGTGACCTTCCTGCATGTGTATCACCACTGCACCATGATCATCAACTGGTGGCTCGGGGTCAAGTATGTTGCTGGGGGACAAC cctTCTTCCTGGCCATGTTGAATTCCTTCATCCACACTGTGATGTACCTGTACTACGGCATGGCCGCCATCGGACCACACATGCAGAAGTACCTGTGGTGGAAGCGGTACCTTACCTCCATGCAACTA ATGCAGTTTGTAGCCATCCTGACTCACACAATTGTGAACTTCTTCTCAGACTGTGATTTCCCACAAGGTTTCAACATCGCTGTCATGGCCTACATGGTTTCACTCATTATTCTCTTTGGCAACTTCTATTACCAG GAATATGTGAAAAGAGCCAGGCAGAAGAAGAAGTAg
- the LOC136445051 gene encoding cilia- and flagella-associated protein 91-like — protein MSVTQTIHKAASNPSRTHDYLYDPLFSVSSDRDHARATFKAHTSVDRIKRVPVYNTMFSNLRHHPRFSVRLEATDPVPAYINRQWRGYADQAREALVRYTTFNYDPTVQIPAVSYPDAEVAGRNRYQYFRRPIIPFLQQVPPDVLLATNRVDPLAPPESQQAARPPTPMTRTVAIQTDYRDSETQTEPYSPEYVVRPGSAPELLTLATLTFGRGLPAGLAEVEMIERARAKRAWEATLPPLNDVSQLDKRRKMMDEQERKEWAIREAEIEKLQEARLEVLQKLLQQREQNHRELTTKRLDRLWTKKQQHKEDKVTRIRREHIKTIRKLTKKRLNVEGKVERRDITHEYSNHASQTYAPISRVGVFLDRGSEQYVVKSRHLTTYEGLLELEGSLPDFVTQPRIRAPKQRSVVGKDGYVKRKNRREKELAEIYEEMQKNKLMGDEAPKPLRFLQKIEKPIPRPPTPSVEVPSQEEEDQELAVIFLQKLIRGKAVQNMMFEGKEKRRELILELQSTHALQEAQQQMKKSEKEAILTLQRQRQMHQHKESNIDEGLADLEGAAIGDMLDFLSKELIRLQEERRIHAFSMLAERQRRIREAEESGRRQVEERRRREEDEVFKQVIGVHQETVDTYLQDIIIGSVDATAERQAREEVQHKAAQINDIAYEIEEGRTKLQSEEIVSELVHSFLLPEVQKQTTREKVKTQQRKHLLAAHKVVHKEGEGVMAMHGQPSSATDDKVMEDKATQEDGEKRSSKPASPEPEK, from the exons ATGTCGGTGACTCAGACGATCCACAAGGCGGCGTCCAACCCGTCCAGGACCCATGATTACCTGTACGACCCGTTGTTTTCCGTGTCGAGTGACCGCGATCATGCCCGCGCCACCTTCAAGGCGCACACCAGCGTCGACCGCATCAAACGAGTGCCCGTATACAATACGATGTTCAGCAACTTACGACACCACCCTCGCTTCAGTGTCCGTCTGGAGGCCACCGATCCCGTACCGGCGTACATCAACAGGCAGTGGCGGGGGTATGCTGACCAGGCGCGGGAGGCACTTGTCAGGTACACCACCTTTAACTACGACCCGACTGTCCAGATCCCAGCGGTCAGCTATCCCGATGCAGAGGTAGCCGGACGGAACAGGTACCAGTACTTCCGTCGGCCCATCATCCCCTTCCTGCAACAAGTCCCACCCGATGTGCTGCTTGCCACTAACAGAGTCGACCCCCTCGCCCCTCCAGAGTCCCAACAAGCTGCCaggccccccacccccatgacTCGCACGGTAGCTATACAGACTGACTACAGGGACAGTGAGACCCAAACCGAGCCCTACTCACCGGAGTATGTGGTTCGCCCAGGATCGGCTCCTGAGCTTCTCACCTTGGCTACGCTCACCTTTGGGCGGGGTCTCCCAGCTGGCTTGGCCGAGGTGGAGATGATAGAGCGCGCCCGAGCGAAGCGAGCATGGGAAGCGACACTCCCGCCCTTAAATGATGTATCCCAGCTGGACAAGAGGAGGAAAATGATGGATGAGCAAGAGAGAAAGGAGTGGGCCATACGGGAGGCAGAGATCGAAAAGTTGCAAGAAGCCCGCCTGGAAGTCCTTCAGAAGTTGTTACAGCAACGAGAACAGAACCACCGAGAGCTGACCACGAAACGACTCGACAGGCTCTGGACCAAGAAACAGCAGCACAAGGAAGACAAGGTGACCAGGATTAGGCGAGAGCACATCAAGACCATCCGTAAGCTGACCAAGAAGCGCCTAAACGTAGAAGGGAAGGTAGAGCGGCGAGACATCACCCACGAGTACTCCAACCACGCCTCGCAGACGTACGCCCCCATCTCTAGAGTGGGCGTGTTCCTTGACAGAGGTTCGGAGCAGTACGTCGTAAAGAGTCGCCATCTGACGACATACGAGGGTCTGCTTGAGTTGGAGGGCTCGCTACCAGACTTTGTCACCCAGCCGCGGATCAGAGCCCCCAAACAGCGCAGCGTCGTGGGGAAGGACGGCTACGTCAAGAGGAAGAACAGGCGCGAGAAGGAGCTTGCTGAGATCTACGAGGAAATGCAGAAGAACAAGCTGATGGGAGACGAGGCACCCAAACCACTGCGGTTCCTGCAGAAGATTGAGAAGCCCATCCCCCGCCCCCCTACTCCATCAGTGGAGGTACCATCACAGGAGGAGGAAGATCAGGAGCTGGCTGTCATCTTCCTGCAGAAACTCATCCGGGGCAAGGCAGTCCAG AACATGATGTTTGAAGGAAAGGAGAAGAGGCGTGAGCTGATCCTGGAGCTGCAGTCTACACACGCCCTCCAGGAGGCGCAGCAGCAGATGAAGAAGTCTGAGAAGGAGGCCATCCTCACTCTACAG cgCCAAAGGCAGATGCACCAGCACAAGGAGTCCAACATTGACGAGGGTCTGGCCGACCTGGAGGGTGCAGCCATCGGTGACATGCTGGATTTCCTCAGCAAAGAGCTCATCCGTCTTCAGGAGGAGCGGCGCATCCACGCCTTCTCCATGCTCGCGGAGCGCCAGCGCAGGATCCGCGAGGCCGAGGAAAGCGGGCGCCGGCAGGTCGAGGAACGTCGGCGCCGCGAGGAAGATGAGGTCTTCAAGCAGGTGATCGGCGTTCACCAAGAAACCGTTGACACCTACCTCCAGGACATCATCATCGGGTCCGTGGACGCTACGGCGGAGAGGCAAGCTCGTGAGGAGGTTCAGCACAAAGCGGCGCAGATCAACGACATCGCGTACGAGATTGAAGAGGGCCGCACCAAGCTGCAGTCGGAGGAAATCGTGTCCGAGCTCGTCCACTCTTTCTTGCTGCCAGAGGTTCAGAAGCAGACCACGCGAGAAAAGGTCAAAACGCAACAGAGGAAACATCTTCTAGCTGCGCACAAAGTGGTACATAAGGAGGGGGAAGGGGTGATGGCCATGCATGGGCAGCCTAGCTCTGCTACAGATGATAAGGTCATGGAAGACAAGGCAACACAAGAGGATGGAGAGAAACGCTCATCCAAACCTGCCTCTCCTGAACCGGAAAAGTGa
- the LOC136445053 gene encoding U2 small nuclear ribonucleoprotein A'-like, with amino-acid sequence MVKLTPELIAQSAQYVNAVREYELDLRGYKIPVLENLGATLDQFDTIDFSDNEIRKLEGFPLLKRLRSLLMNNNRICRIAEGLEQNLPRLQELILTNNNVQELGDLDPLAAFKNLTHLSLLRNPVTTKEHYRLYVIHKIPQLRVLDFQRIRLREREAAERTFKGKKGEKLAREIGKKSKTFTPGAPIAGVKRTGPSPQDVEAIKKAITEATSLEEVDRLQRLLQAGQVPGKDKRHPRAEGGVEEEEEEMEMDMQNGK; translated from the exons ATGGTCAAGCTTACACCGGAGCTAATCGCGCAGTCAGCGCAGTATGTCAACGCGGTCCGAGAGTATGAACTCGATCTCAGAG GTTACAAGATCCCAGTGTTGGAGAATCTTGGAGCAACTCTG GATCAGTTTGACACCATTGACTTCTCGGACAATGAGATCAGGAAGCTGGAAGGTTTTCCCCTGCTGAAGAGGCTGCGCTCTCTGCTCATGAACAACAACAGGATCTG CCGTATCGCTGAGGGTCTGGAACAGAATCTGCCACGTTTACAGGAATTGATTTTGACCAATAATAATGTACAAGAACTG GGAGATCTGGACCCACTTGCAGCATTCAAAAACCTGACACACCTTAG TTTGCTGAGAAACCCAGTGACCACCAAGGAACACTACAGGCTGTACGTGATCCACAAGATCCCCCAGCTCAGAGTACTGGACTTCCAGCGCATCCGTCTCAGG GAGCGAGAGGCAGCTGAAAGAACATTCAAGGGCAAGAAGGGAGAGAAACTGGCCAGGGAAATAGGCAAGAAGTCAAAAAC CTTTACCCCAGGAGCTCCTATTGCGGGAGTGAAGAGAACAGGACCCTCACCGCAGGACGTGGAAGCTATCAAG AAAGCCATAACTGAGGCGACATCGCTGGAGGAAGTAGATCGTCTGCAGAGATTACTGCAGGCTGGACAGGTACCAGGCAAGGACAAGAGACATCCGAGGGCTGAAG gtGGTgtagaggaagaagaggaggagatgGAAATGGACATGCAGAATGGAAAGTAG
- the LOC136445050 gene encoding uncharacterized protein produces the protein MITIVPGSVGFQLGFGVSFLLITGIVKLFGQRKNDGIYISIIHTIVDWYVRRNGFLNIFFLFGNEQSVGYPCLQYLMFAMATVIISFVLVIPWPMGVKPGIAMAFCLMCPPTQLLYDDIPSHLYQWFTHWNIDGPTCLFAAAGLLGVMSYNRYLALTLVVLLPVFCGIANVVIDVSQHIDYILSFIGGFAFGATDTACYHIIEKLCNSQIRGLQLKIFMGPIGFVYGIAMGQWFFGWRMVLPSTWKDSYYMVPNMVAMLILVHKERQRVYWANQETGSYPAVLVGRTIKSLKQVKDLPLRFTLIDFAGDTVYHCTHHLFLSNLSIHLIVFNMERLEQEPDYIRRICSWVQSVIVHVQNPNPHIFIVGTHTNSLPIERRKFLSSKVSKALLSNENFAQLIVGKPDNNKDILFSVENSLPLRQDPQARLLRKTIMEVTASSFQSKRHFPIKWLKVSDFVNKYKCSSKATCLLDKRTLFDKLRQEGVVEAKDEGEDFEQMLKFYDEIGELKVMGDVVVLDLTALVQLVVELVELDCDDHELGIVHVSSLRRVWKFLTAENFLSAIALFERYDILCPIDQEQYLVPLLLETNEEIMPKKGTEQEKTDHGGSAFWDTAESDTVLYFKFYKFHPEAIFLRLLARCLSISQKTHDLGRGADRDVYRNVGRFYQGHDFYYNVEIVCPSVEQNMIQVTVKCAPNRGPHSLLSRLHKDLQQIRDRDFPYLNYTVGLPCPACRSLNKRKGEKDRPPPHILRVAGHDEELPRPGEKTTLMCRGNAFKVDLGENQSSWDVALSTSAEESSKTSEQKSGSGLVDPKTLQHLSILLDPPAPIFGNNWKALADELGLCFQDICYIESKHNPTEMVLEMYHKNTPTANSDQIHRALLDIDRVDAAELLLPTSVESQETT, from the exons ATGATCACCATAGTTCCGGGATCAGTCGGTTTTCAACTGGGATTTGGTGTCTCATTTTTACTGATAACAGGGATTGTGAAATTGTTCGGCCAAAGAAAGAATGATGGAATCTATATAAGTATAATACACACCATCGTCGATTGGTATGTAAGAAGAAATGGCTTTCTCAATATCTTCTTCTTATTCGGGAACGAGCAGTCAGTAGGGTACCCCTGTCTTCAGTATCTTATGTTTGCAATGGCCACAGTGATCATTTCGTTTGTCCTTGTAATTCCATGGCCGATGGGGGTAAAACCTGGCATAGCCATGGCCTTCTGCCTCATGTGCCCGCCTACACAACTACTTTACGACGACATACCTTCACATCTATACCAGTGGTTTACACACTGGAATATAGATGGGCCAACATGTCTTTTCGCTGCCGCCGGTCTATTGGGCGTCATGTCATATAACAGATACTTAGCTCTGACATTAGTAGTGCTGCTACCGGTATTTTGTGGTATCGCGAATGTTGTGATCGACGTCAGCCAACATATAGATTACATACTCAGTTTTATAGGTGGTTTTGCATTTGGTGCAACAGACACTGCGTGCTATCATATCATTGAAAAACTATGCAATTCCCAAATTCGTGGTCTTCAGTTAAAGATCTTCATGGGCCCAATAGGTTTTGTCTACGGTATTGCCATGGGTCAGTGGTTCTTTGGCTGGCGGATGGTTCTACCATCCACATGGAAAGATTCTTATTACATGGTGCCGAACATGGTTGCTATGCTTATTCTTGTACATAAAGAAAGACAAAGGGTGTATTGGGCAAATCAAGAAACGGGAAGCTATCCGGCAGTTCTAGTTGGCAGGACCATCAAATCCTTAAAACAAGTCAAGGATTTGCCTCTTAGGTTTACCCTAATTGATTTTGCTGGAGATACTGTCTATCATTGCACACACCATCTGTTCTTATCGAATCTCTCCATTCACCTCATTGTCTTCAACATGGAACGATTAGAACAGGAGCCAGACTACATCAGGCGTATTTGCTCCTGGGTCCAGTCTGTGATAGTCCACGTACAAAACCCCAATCCTCACATTTTCATTGTCGGAACACATACAAACAGTTTGCCGATAGAGAGAAGAAAGTTTCTATCGAGCAAGGTGAGCAAGGCATTGCTTAGTAATGAAAACTTCGCTCAGTTGATTGTGGGGAAACCAgacaacaacaaagacattcTATTCTCTGTGGAGAACTCTCTACCACTCCGTCAAGATCCCCAGGCGCGTCTCCTGCGAAAAACCATCATGGAAGTCACCGCTTCGTCGTTCCAATCCAAGAGGCACTTTCCTATCAAGTGGCTCAAAGTCAGCGACTTCGTCAACAAGTACAAATGCAGTTCCAAAGCCACGTGTCTACTGGACAAACGTACTTTGTTCGACAAGCTGAGACAGGAAGGTGTTGTAGAGGCAAAAGATGAGGGAGAAGATTTTGAGCAGATGCTGAAGTTTTACGATGAAATCGGAGAGCTTAAGGTCATGGGTGATGTTGTAGTCTTGGATCTGACAGCGTTGGTTCAGCTTGTCGTAGAGCTTGTGGAGCTTGATTGTGATGACCATGAGCTTGGAATCGTTCACGTCAGTTCTTTGCGCAGAGTATGGAAATTCCTGACAGCAGAGAATTTCCTTTCCGCCATCGCCCTGTTCGAGAGATATGACATTCTGTGCCCCATCGATCAAGAGCAGTATCTCGTACCCTTGCTTCTCGAGACTAATGAAGAGATCATGCCCAAGAAAGGCACCGAGCAAGAGAAGACTGACCATGGTGGTTCAGCATTCTGGGACACCGCAGAATCGGACACGGTTCTCTACTTCAAATTCTACAAGTTCCATCCAGAGGCCATCTTCCTCCGCCTGCTTGCCCGATGTTTGTCAATATCACAGAAGACCCATGACCTTGGTCGTGGTGCCGACCGAGATGTCTACAGAAATGTGGGCAGATTCTATCAGGGACATGATTTCTACTACAACGTGGAGATCGTGTGTCCATCCGTGGAGCAGAACATGATCCAGGTCACCGTCAAATGTGCTCCAAACAGAGGTCCTCATTCTCTACTGTCCAGACTTCACAAGGACTTGCAGCAGATCCGAGACAGAGACTTCCCTTACCTGAACTACACAGTGGGGCTTCCATGCCCAGCATGCAGATCACTCAACAAACGCAAAGGAGAGAAAGACCGTCCTCCTCCACACATCCTGAGGGTAGCAGGACATGACGAAGAGCTCCCACGACCCGGGGAGAAAACAACTCTGATGTGCCGAGGCAATGCCTTTAAGGTGGACCTCGGAGAAAAT CAGTCAAGTTGGGATGTTGCGCTATCGACGAGTGCAGAAGAAAGCAGTAAAACGTCTGAACAGAAAA GTGGCAGTGGCCTCGTGGACCCCAAGACGCTTCAACACCTGTCCATCCTCCTGGACCCTCCCGCACCCATCTTTGGGAACAACTGGAAGGCACTGGCTGACGAACTGGGGCTGTGCTTCCAGGACATCTGCTACATCGAGAGCAAACACAACCCGACAGAGATGGTTCTGGAAATGTATCATAAGAACACACCAACAGCTAACTCAGACCAGATCCACAGGGCTTTGCTAGACATAGACAGGGTGGATGCCGCTGAACTGCTTCTACCTACTAGTGTCGAATCACAAGAAACGACTTAA